The following coding sequences are from one Granulicella sp. L56 window:
- a CDS encoding NAD(P)/FAD-dependent oxidoreductase has product MAHEENIADVTVIGGGIAGMAASIHLARAGWKVLCVGPDQNGSHPVGESLDWSAPALLEVLGLPMERLIDDGIATYKRHVILKLGDGSERHYVPAAWLGRAPFNLELRTLHVDRPRLNEALREIAMSHGVRHLYDKVANVEIEGRRVVAVNTAEGHKIVCSRYIDASGSAASVLARAFKLPLHEYGPKKVAVWNYFKVREPGEGTTLYAQRARSSYMEWIWEVPINPETISVGYVTTGDVMKTKRQQGRTVEEIYKGELEQFPRFDALLQETGTGSPFTTSFRCRVYDNVAGPNWLIVGESAAMVDPMTSNGVTAALRHASEASSLLIRYRDRERLPWLATAMYSKRVEALAKFFNCGIEKVVYDWPVRERIGALLAGDVYTVPAWSMNTVYARIRPEGVFGTLLFNCLLNLWRAAASALHGICKEEAEACEVQA; this is encoded by the coding sequence GTGGCACATGAAGAAAACATTGCCGATGTAACTGTGATCGGAGGTGGCATCGCAGGCATGGCTGCTTCGATTCATCTTGCCAGGGCAGGCTGGAAGGTTCTATGCGTGGGGCCGGATCAAAATGGGAGCCACCCGGTAGGCGAGTCACTGGATTGGTCTGCTCCGGCACTTCTGGAGGTGCTCGGTTTACCGATGGAGCGCCTGATCGATGATGGGATTGCCACTTACAAGAGGCACGTTATCTTGAAGCTGGGTGACGGCTCCGAGCGCCATTATGTCCCTGCCGCGTGGTTGGGGCGTGCTCCATTCAATCTTGAACTGCGCACGCTGCATGTGGACCGGCCACGCTTGAACGAAGCGCTCCGCGAGATTGCGATGTCCCATGGGGTAAGGCACCTGTATGACAAGGTGGCCAATGTGGAGATCGAAGGCCGCAGGGTGGTTGCCGTGAATACTGCGGAGGGGCACAAGATCGTCTGTTCGCGATATATCGACGCCTCGGGCTCGGCGGCGAGCGTGCTTGCGCGGGCATTTAAATTGCCCCTGCATGAATATGGGCCAAAGAAAGTGGCGGTGTGGAACTACTTCAAGGTGCGGGAGCCGGGAGAGGGAACGACGCTGTATGCGCAGCGGGCGAGGTCCAGCTACATGGAATGGATATGGGAGGTCCCGATCAACCCGGAGACCATCAGTGTGGGGTATGTGACAACCGGTGACGTGATGAAGACGAAGCGCCAGCAGGGACGCACGGTCGAGGAGATCTACAAAGGAGAGCTGGAACAATTTCCTCGCTTCGATGCGTTACTGCAAGAGACCGGTACGGGGTCGCCATTTACCACTTCTTTTCGCTGCCGTGTGTATGACAACGTGGCTGGTCCTAACTGGCTGATTGTCGGCGAGTCTGCCGCGATGGTCGATCCGATGACCTCGAACGGTGTGACGGCAGCGTTGCGACATGCGTCCGAAGCGTCGAGCCTTTTAATCCGGTACCGCGATCGCGAGAGGCTTCCGTGGCTGGCTACAGCAATGTACAGCAAGAGAGTGGAAGCATTGGCAAAGTTCTTTAACTGCGGCATCGAGAAGGTGGTCTATGATTGGCCGGTCCGAGAGCGCATCGGTGCTTTATTGGCAGGCGACGTGTACACCGTGCCAGCCTGGAGCATGAATACGGTCTATGCGCGGATTCGTCCCGAGGGTGTGTTCGGAACGCTGCTGTTCAATTGCCTGTTGAATCTTTGGCGAGCAGCGGCGTCTGCGCTGCACGGGATCTGTAAAGAAGAAGCAGAAGCCTGCGAGGTGCAGGCATGA
- the ftsA gene encoding cell division protein FtsA translates to MNQKQENLITVVDAGSTKSCVLVAELLDGVLRYRGHGIEPSRGMRKGLIAELGPAAEAINRAALTAERTAKAVIETAVVGIGGTHVRGVNSRGGISMGSRMREITREEVRAAVDRARSVALPPDREVLHLLPQEFILDDQAGIHDPVGMVGNRLEVNLHLSTCSGGVAQSVITCANRAGLEVLDTVYEGIAAAESVLSADERELGVCIADIGSSTTELAVYFEGSIAHTAVLPIGGDHFTNDLAVGLHVTVEEAEELKKIYGHCVVTAVPQLNEIEVGGNLAYSGGQPARLVRQRFLAEILEPRARELFTMLRDNLRTGGVLEALGAGCVLTGGGANLIGLLDNAESLLRVPARIGFPVPLSRMPEELAKPEFAAVIGMLLYTHRTQVRKASEEQGLRSKLKAIFAGSF, encoded by the coding sequence GTGAACCAGAAGCAGGAAAACCTCATTACGGTAGTGGATGCAGGCAGCACCAAGAGCTGCGTGCTGGTGGCAGAGCTGCTGGACGGCGTGCTGCGATATCGCGGTCATGGCATCGAGCCTTCGCGTGGGATGCGCAAGGGCTTGATCGCGGAGCTTGGCCCAGCGGCGGAGGCGATCAATCGCGCTGCGCTGACGGCTGAACGCACGGCGAAGGCGGTAATCGAAACGGCTGTTGTGGGGATTGGTGGAACGCATGTTCGCGGGGTGAACTCGCGAGGCGGTATCAGCATGGGCAGCCGTATGCGCGAGATTACGCGCGAAGAAGTGCGGGCTGCGGTCGACAGGGCGCGCAGTGTGGCGCTGCCGCCTGACCGCGAAGTACTACATCTGCTGCCACAGGAGTTCATTCTGGACGACCAGGCGGGAATTCATGACCCGGTGGGAATGGTCGGCAATAGGCTTGAGGTGAATCTGCATCTTTCAACCTGCTCGGGCGGCGTGGCGCAGAGCGTGATTACCTGCGCGAACCGGGCCGGGCTTGAGGTGCTGGATACGGTGTATGAAGGGATCGCCGCGGCAGAGTCGGTGCTGAGCGCCGATGAGCGTGAGCTTGGCGTCTGCATCGCCGATATAGGATCGAGCACAACGGAGCTGGCGGTTTACTTTGAGGGATCGATTGCGCACACGGCGGTGCTGCCGATTGGCGGCGACCACTTTACCAACGACCTTGCTGTCGGTCTGCATGTGACCGTGGAAGAGGCCGAGGAGTTGAAAAAGATCTATGGCCACTGCGTGGTGACGGCGGTGCCGCAGTTGAACGAGATCGAGGTTGGCGGAAACCTGGCGTACTCGGGTGGGCAGCCGGCACGGTTGGTAAGGCAGAGATTTCTGGCTGAGATTCTGGAGCCTCGGGCGCGGGAGCTATTCACCATGCTGCGGGACAATCTGCGAACCGGCGGCGTGCTCGAGGCGTTGGGAGCAGGGTGCGTATTGACTGGCGGCGGTGCGAACCTGATTGGCCTGCTGGACAATGCGGAGAGCCTGTTGCGGGTTCCGGCGCGGATCGGTTTTCCGGTGCCGCTGTCACGGATGCCGGAGGAGCTGGCAAAGCCGGAGTTTGCTGCGGTGATCGGGATGCTGCTCTATACGCACAGGACACAAGTGCGAAAGGCCAGCGAGGAGCAGGGATTGAGATCGAAGTTGAAGGCTATCTTTGCTGGAAGTTTCTAG
- a CDS encoding cell division protein FtsQ/DivIB, which produces MVPKRKLRRDFSEDFADDFPEDDDTPAGRRQRGVQLRFRWGLPKTKWSRMAAGAALVVLAGLCFGALLLVRDSVMHDPRFFIQSASSIEIQGNVHLTRDDLINIFGEDVERNIFYVSLAQRRAELQQLPWVEHATVMRLLPNRLRVSIVERTPVAFVRQGSQIGLVDASGVLLDMPQHGDAHYSFPVVTGIVVSDPLSTRTARMKIFEQFTSDLDSSGEKISEKLSEIDLSNPEDVKAVIPDGGKDVLVHFGDTDFLNRYRKFEEHLAEWRTQYPALSSVDMRYERQVVLEMQQGAAAGGSSVSIVPTAASTGDESTVAPAQAAAKPVAKVAVKPRAKAHVVAKRAPVSKWKRAAAKARAHRAAAKAHARVVHHAAGNSRYHSSQVVHP; this is translated from the coding sequence GTGGTACCTAAGAGAAAGCTGCGTCGCGACTTCAGCGAAGACTTTGCCGATGATTTTCCGGAGGACGATGACACTCCTGCCGGACGCAGGCAGCGTGGGGTACAGCTACGGTTTCGCTGGGGGCTGCCGAAGACGAAGTGGAGCCGGATGGCGGCTGGCGCTGCCCTGGTGGTGCTGGCAGGGCTTTGCTTCGGGGCTCTGCTGCTGGTCAGGGACAGCGTGATGCATGATCCGCGATTCTTTATCCAGTCGGCATCTTCGATCGAGATTCAGGGCAATGTGCACCTAACGCGGGACGACCTGATCAATATCTTTGGCGAAGATGTGGAGCGGAACATCTTTTATGTTTCGCTGGCGCAGCGGCGGGCGGAGCTGCAGCAGTTGCCGTGGGTGGAACATGCGACGGTGATGCGGTTGCTGCCGAACCGGCTGCGGGTCTCGATTGTGGAGCGCACGCCGGTAGCGTTTGTGCGGCAGGGAAGTCAGATTGGCTTGGTGGACGCAAGCGGCGTGCTGCTGGATATGCCGCAGCATGGCGATGCGCATTATTCGTTTCCGGTGGTGACGGGGATTGTGGTCTCTGATCCTCTCTCTACGCGGACGGCACGGATGAAGATCTTTGAGCAGTTCACGTCGGACCTCGATAGCTCGGGGGAGAAGATCTCGGAGAAGCTAAGCGAGATAGACCTGTCGAACCCGGAGGACGTGAAGGCGGTGATTCCCGACGGCGGGAAGGACGTGCTGGTGCACTTTGGAGATACGGATTTTCTGAACCGCTACCGGAAGTTTGAAGAGCATCTGGCCGAGTGGCGGACGCAGTATCCGGCGCTGTCGTCGGTAGACATGCGATATGAACGGCAGGTGGTGCTGGAGATGCAGCAAGGAGCGGCGGCAGGGGGTAGTTCGGTGTCGATTGTGCCGACTGCGGCTTCGACGGGCGACGAGAGTACGGTCGCTCCGGCGCAGGCGGCTGCGAAGCCTGTGGCTAAGGTGGCAGTGAAGCCGCGTGCCAAGGCCCATGTGGTGGCGAAGAGGGCCCCGGTTTCGAAGTGGAAGCGCGCTGCAGCGAAGGCCAGGGCCCATCGAGCGGCCGCGAAGGCGCACGCGCGAGTTGTACATCATGCGGCGGGGAATTCCCGCTATCATTCTTCTCAGGTGGTCCATCCGTGA
- the murC gene encoding UDP-N-acetylmuramate--L-alanine ligase, with protein MFVPVAPSGHFLFAPTQRIHFIGIGGIGMSGIAEILLTMGYAVSGSDLRRSAVTERLVGLGAWIFEGHAAANAAASDVVVTSSAVSKDNPEVVEARARKIPVIQRAEMLAELMRLKYGIAVAGMHGKTTTTSMIAAVLAGGGLDPTVVVGGRVDSLGSNARLGNSHYLVAEADESDRSFLKLSPVLGVVTNLDREHMDCYADMADVENVFVEFMDRLPFYGATTACIDNELLRAVLPRVKRKVYTYGTSEDADFRVEMIEREDGCHSRFEVNYKGLVMGPFRLHVPGRHNVLNAAAAVAIGVQLGVAPEQIAVGLDSFRGVDRRFQVKGVARGVTVVDDYGHHPTEIVATLQAARECGYGRVLVLFQPHRFTRTRDLMADFAAAFGDADVVKVLDIYAASEEPIAGVDAGALVKAIAAAGSAKVEYAASIAAGVEALVREAREGDVVLTLGAGSVSLAAAMILEGLRG; from the coding sequence ATGTTTGTGCCGGTTGCACCTTCTGGACATTTCTTGTTTGCGCCTACGCAGCGGATCCACTTTATCGGGATCGGCGGGATTGGGATGAGCGGGATCGCGGAGATCCTGCTGACGATGGGGTATGCGGTCTCGGGCAGCGACCTGCGACGAAGTGCCGTGACGGAGCGGCTGGTGGGGCTCGGTGCTTGGATATTTGAGGGCCATGCGGCGGCGAATGCGGCTGCCAGCGATGTGGTGGTGACCAGTTCGGCGGTGAGTAAGGATAATCCCGAGGTGGTTGAGGCGCGGGCGCGGAAGATTCCCGTGATTCAGCGGGCGGAGATGCTGGCGGAGCTGATGCGGCTGAAGTATGGCATCGCTGTGGCTGGGATGCATGGCAAGACGACGACGACTTCGATGATTGCTGCTGTGCTGGCGGGCGGGGGGCTGGATCCTACGGTGGTGGTGGGTGGGCGTGTGGATTCACTGGGATCGAATGCGCGGCTGGGGAACTCGCATTATCTGGTGGCGGAGGCGGATGAGAGTGATCGTTCGTTTTTGAAGCTGTCGCCGGTGCTGGGAGTGGTGACGAATCTCGACCGCGAGCATATGGATTGTTATGCGGATATGGCGGATGTGGAGAACGTGTTTGTCGAGTTTATGGACAGGCTGCCGTTTTATGGCGCGACTACGGCCTGTATCGATAATGAGCTGCTGCGGGCGGTGCTGCCTCGCGTGAAACGGAAGGTCTATACCTATGGCACGAGCGAGGATGCGGACTTCCGGGTGGAGATGATTGAGAGGGAAGATGGGTGCCACTCGCGGTTTGAGGTGAACTACAAGGGGTTGGTGATGGGGCCATTCCGGCTTCATGTTCCCGGGAGGCATAATGTGCTGAATGCGGCGGCTGCGGTGGCGATTGGGGTGCAGTTGGGCGTGGCTCCGGAGCAGATTGCGGTGGGGCTGGATAGCTTTCGCGGGGTTGATCGCCGGTTTCAGGTGAAGGGTGTGGCGCGAGGCGTGACCGTGGTGGATGACTACGGGCATCATCCGACGGAGATTGTGGCCACGCTGCAGGCGGCGCGGGAGTGCGGGTATGGGCGGGTGCTGGTGCTGTTTCAGCCGCACCGGTTTACGCGGACGCGCGACCTGATGGCGGATTTTGCCGCGGCGTTTGGAGATGCAGATGTGGTGAAGGTGCTGGACATCTATGCGGCCAGCGAAGAGCCGATTGCCGGGGTGGATGCCGGGGCGCTGGTGAAGGCGATTGCGGCTGCGGGCTCGGCCAAAGTGGAGTATGCCGCGTCGATTGCGGCTGGGGTGGAGGCCCTGGTGCGGGAGGCGCGGGAGGGAGATGTTGTGCTGACGCTGGGCGCTGGGAGCGTTTCGCTGGCGGCAGCGATGATTTTAGAGGGGTTGCGAGGGTGA
- a CDS encoding glycoside hydrolase family 3 C-terminal domain-containing protein has translation MQIKSIVISLSVFALTLSPAFAQQPTTYPFRDTSLSAEQRIDNIISLMTTEEKIDFLSTDTSVKRLGIPSFGSSEGIHGVVQREREDGAHAHPAIPTTQFPQPPGMGETWDPAIVREAAGVEGHEARFISQTEKYHHPILMLWGPQSDLARDPRWGRSEEVYGEDPFFNGTMVTAFIHGLQGNDPHYWQAASLLKHFLANSNEKDRTKTSSDFDQRLFWEYYSVPFRMGFLDGGAKAVMASYNAWNGTHMAVNPVLKSILVKQWGVDILSSDGGAVKALVKDSKSYPDQQAAVVACLKAGINQFLDTYKDETRVALKDGSITVADLDALVRPKLRITLKLGLLDPASMVPYASVKDSPEPWTTEADTSVSKKIALESVVLLKNDKATLPLNKETLKSIAVIGPLADSVHWDWYGGTPPYKVTPLEGIQKIVGPQTKVIYAADETHNAVVNAARKAEVAIVFVGNDPTCGPDMAHDWTGNGTLPCTSPSDGREGRDRDSIELGQQEQLVKQVYEVNPHTIVVLVSSFPFAINWTQENVPAILHMAHASQDEGTAIAKVLFGDYNPGGHLVTTWPKSVDQLPAMMDYNIRDGRTYMYFKGEPLYPFGYGLSYTTFKLSNLKPSASRLAKDGHVTVAVDVTNTGTRAGDEVVQLYVQHLKSKVSRPREELEGFQRVSLQPNETKTVEIPLDAQQLAYWNEKESKFVVESEPVKLMVGDSSADIKLDATIQVP, from the coding sequence ATGCAGATCAAATCGATTGTCATTTCGCTCAGCGTCTTCGCCCTTACGCTTTCGCCAGCCTTCGCACAGCAGCCAACGACCTATCCGTTTCGCGATACGTCGCTCTCCGCCGAACAGCGCATCGACAACATTATTTCGCTGATGACGACCGAGGAGAAGATCGACTTTCTCAGTACGGATACGTCTGTGAAACGTCTCGGCATTCCGAGCTTCGGCAGCTCCGAGGGCATTCATGGTGTGGTGCAGCGCGAGCGTGAAGATGGAGCCCACGCGCATCCAGCGATTCCGACGACGCAGTTTCCACAGCCTCCCGGCATGGGGGAGACGTGGGACCCGGCCATCGTGCGCGAGGCCGCTGGCGTCGAAGGCCACGAGGCGCGGTTCATCTCGCAGACGGAGAAGTATCACCACCCCATCCTGATGCTGTGGGGGCCGCAGTCCGACCTTGCGCGCGATCCGCGCTGGGGCCGCAGCGAAGAGGTCTATGGGGAAGATCCTTTCTTCAACGGAACCATGGTGACTGCCTTCATCCACGGACTTCAGGGGAATGATCCGCACTACTGGCAGGCGGCGTCGCTGCTCAAACACTTCCTCGCCAACAGCAATGAGAAGGACCGCACCAAGACTTCATCCGACTTCGATCAGCGGCTCTTCTGGGAGTACTACTCTGTTCCGTTTCGCATGGGCTTTCTCGATGGCGGAGCCAAGGCGGTGATGGCCTCGTACAACGCATGGAATGGAACGCACATGGCCGTCAATCCGGTGCTGAAGAGTATTTTGGTCAAGCAGTGGGGCGTCGATATTCTGTCGAGCGATGGCGGCGCGGTGAAGGCGCTGGTCAAGGACTCCAAGAGCTATCCCGACCAGCAGGCTGCGGTGGTTGCTTGTTTGAAGGCAGGTATCAACCAGTTCCTCGATACCTATAAGGATGAGACCCGCGTTGCACTTAAAGATGGCTCGATTACTGTCGCCGATCTTGACGCGCTGGTTCGGCCTAAGCTTCGCATCACGCTGAAGCTGGGGCTGCTCGATCCGGCTTCGATGGTGCCTTATGCAAGCGTGAAAGATTCGCCTGAGCCTTGGACGACTGAGGCGGATACGTCGGTCTCGAAGAAGATTGCTTTGGAGTCAGTGGTTCTGCTTAAGAACGACAAGGCTACGCTTCCGCTCAACAAGGAGACGCTCAAGTCGATTGCCGTGATTGGGCCGCTGGCGGACTCGGTTCATTGGGACTGGTACGGCGGCACGCCTCCTTATAAGGTGACGCCGCTGGAGGGTATTCAGAAGATTGTTGGGCCGCAGACCAAGGTGATCTACGCTGCTGACGAGACTCATAACGCTGTTGTGAACGCGGCGCGCAAGGCTGAGGTTGCGATTGTCTTTGTCGGCAACGATCCGACCTGCGGCCCGGACATGGCGCATGACTGGACCGGCAACGGCACGCTGCCTTGCACGTCGCCCTCCGACGGGCGCGAGGGACGCGACCGCGACAGCATCGAGCTTGGCCAGCAGGAGCAGTTGGTCAAGCAGGTATATGAGGTGAATCCGCACACGATTGTGGTGTTGGTTTCGAGCTTTCCGTTTGCGATCAACTGGACGCAGGAGAATGTTCCCGCGATTCTTCATATGGCGCACGCCTCGCAGGATGAGGGCACGGCTATCGCGAAGGTACTGTTTGGCGACTACAACCCTGGCGGCCACCTTGTGACGACCTGGCCGAAGTCAGTCGATCAACTGCCTGCGATGATGGACTACAACATTCGCGATGGGCGCACCTATATGTACTTCAAGGGAGAGCCACTCTATCCCTTTGGTTATGGCCTGAGCTATACGACTTTTAAACTCTCGAACCTCAAGCCGAGTGCTTCGCGTCTTGCGAAGGATGGACATGTCACCGTCGCGGTGGATGTGACCAATACGGGCACGAGGGCGGGGGATGAGGTGGTGCAGCTTTATGTTCAGCATTTGAAGTCGAAGGTCTCGCGGCCTCGTGAAGAGCTTGAGGGCTTCCAGCGAGTTTCGCTGCAGCCGAACGAGACAAAGACGGTGGAGATTCCGCTGGATGCGCAGCAGCTTGCTTACTGGAATGAGAAGGAGTCGAAGTTTGTGGTTGAGTCGGAGCCGGTGAAGCTAATGGTTGGCGATTCGTCTGCTGACATCAAGCTCGACGCTACGATTCAGGTTCCATAG
- a CDS encoding elongation factor P, with the protein MAVLIEAINIKRKTMFELDNAPYACLDSDITTPTARGGQTLVRLKMRNLLTSAVFEKTFKANDKFKEPDLQLVPASYLYSDGQGSHFLDQESYETLTLDEGMVGNALDFLIEGTELQLHKYNGNPIGLQLPMFVELNVTYAEPAARGDSSSGSGTKMAKLETGLELRVPPFIKEGEKVRVTTETGEFSGRADKS; encoded by the coding sequence ATGGCCGTATTGATTGAAGCGATCAACATCAAGCGCAAGACTATGTTCGAGCTTGACAATGCCCCCTACGCCTGTCTGGATTCAGACATCACCACCCCCACCGCACGCGGTGGCCAGACCCTGGTGCGCCTCAAGATGCGCAACCTGCTCACCAGCGCCGTCTTTGAAAAGACCTTCAAGGCCAATGACAAGTTCAAGGAGCCCGACCTGCAACTGGTCCCCGCCTCCTATCTCTACAGCGACGGCCAAGGCTCTCACTTCCTCGATCAGGAGAGTTACGAGACCCTCACCCTCGACGAAGGCATGGTCGGCAACGCGCTCGACTTCCTCATCGAAGGCACAGAACTCCAACTGCACAAGTACAACGGCAATCCCATCGGCCTGCAACTGCCGATGTTTGTCGAACTGAACGTCACCTATGCCGAACCGGCAGCGCGAGGCGACTCATCGAGCGGCAGCGGAACCAAGATGGCCAAGCTCGAAACCGGCCTCGAACTCCGCGTTCCTCCCTTTATCAAAGAAGGCGAAAAGGTGCGAGTGACAACAGAAACTGGAGAGTTTTCAGGCCGCGCCGACAAAAGCTAG